The region TCAACGGCCAGGCGTCGGCGGCGACGTACTGGAACAGGAGGAGGCGCCGCGGCGCGCCGGAATAGTTCGGCGCCGAACCGTGCAGCGTCCGGACGTGGTGGATCGATATCCCGCCCGCGGGCACTTCGAGCGCCACGACGTTTTCCGGGGTAAAGTCGGGATCGGTCACCGCGCCGCAGAACCGGCCGTCCTGATGGTGGTCGTAGGTCGGCCCTTTGTGGGAGCCGGGTACCACCAGCAGGGCGCCGTTGGCTTCGGTCATCTCATCGATGCAGACGCCGACGGCCAGGATATCGTCGTTGGTATGGGGATAGAACGACCAGTCCTGGTGCCATTCCACCGGGCTGCCGTAGTCCGCGGACTTCATGTTGAGCTTGTTGCCGTTGGTCCGGATGCCGTCGCCGATCAGCTGCGCCACGATGTCCAGGATGCCGTCGTGCTTAATGGTACGCATGTATACGTCGTGGTGATCGATCGGGCTCTTAAGGCGGCGCACCTGTGGATCGTGCGACGTGTGGCCCGGCTCGAGATCGTAAAAATCCGTGTGTTCGGTAAAGGCGGCGGCTTTCTGGACGAATTCGTCCGTCACCCGCTGCAGATCCGCGACTTCGGCATCCGAAAGCACTTTGTCGACGGTCAAATAACCATTTTCGTGGTAGGAATCAACCTGCGCCTGGGATAACATCTAAACCTCCAATTATGGGACTACTTGCCGTCAACTGTACCCCGCCTCGTTCGGCCGCGGAAGACGCGCTTCGACCGGCGGCAGGACCGGTCCGCCTCGCCGTGGCTCGGACAGGTAGTAATAGGCGGTACTCGAGTAGTCGTTGCTCAATTTGTTTGCATGGCCATGCTCGATGGACATGCGGAAACTCTTCCTGAACCGGATCGGATCTTCGATGTGATACCGGTAGACAGTGTTCTTGCCCTTGAATCTCCAGCCGGGGTTCCCGCTGTAGAGAATGATCCCGTGATAAGGCGCCTGAAACTCCGTCGTGGGACCGTACGCGCCGTGGTACCAGTCCTCGGTGCCTGTGCCGTGCAATGAGGGCGGCCACGCCTCGCCGTCGATGAACATCATGTCGTCGCCTTCGCCGTACCAGTCGTTCGGGTTCCTTTGAAAGCAGTCGATGTCCAGGTGGGCGCCGCAGTAGATACCATCGCCCTCGACGTCGCAGATGACATAGTTGTCCTTATCGCTCGTATTCAGCCAGCGCGGGTCGTTTCGATAGGCTTCGGGATCGAGCCTTTCTTCGAAGGCCCAGCCCTTCGTATCGGCTTCCCTGCGCCACTGTACGTGAAAATACGCTTGATCCGCCACCGCGTCAACGGTGGGATACGTCTCGTAGTCGATATAAAAGTAATGGAAGTAGCCTTCCTCACCCTGGTTTTCCACTTCCAGCACAGCCTTTTTCCGGAAGGGCATGGGCCACCAGGAGTTGAACCCCTTGCCGTCCTGCGGGCTCATCTGAAGTGGCGCGGTGATGAAATCCTTGCGCATGCCGTGACCCAGCCCGAAGAAATCGCCGATGGGACACTCCACACTCGGTTCCGTACTGCCGTCCCAGTACATGCGCAACACGATCCGGCGGCAGTAGTCCTCGGACGGGAGCCCGAGCGTCATCCAGATGTGCTTGATGCAACCCGGCGCATTGATCTCGCCGATGACGCGTTTCTCACCGGCTTCGATCCGCCAGGCGTCGGTGTTGGCGCCGGTGGCGTCCCAGCTGGAAATCCGAAGACTCCTGTACGACCGCAGCGTGGGCAGGGACGCCAGGCTGGTCTGACCGATCATGGATCCTCCCTCTTGATGGATGGTGCGGGTGCACTTCGAGATACGGTGAGTATAGTGCTTCGCGGATCACGCGCCGCCCTCGACGTTGTTCCGTCATCCGCCGAATCGCGCTTCATTCCGCCCCGAAAATAGCTACGAATCGTCCGTCACCCGCCGTACTTCGGCTCGTCCGGACGCGGAAGCCGCGCTTCGGCCGGCAACAGGGCCGGTCCGCCGCGCCGCGGTTCGGACAGGTAGTAATACGCCGTGCTCGAGTAGTCGTTGCTCAGCTTGTTCGCGTGGCCATGCTCGATGGAAATCTGGAAGCTTTTACGAAACCGGATCGGATCCTCGATATGGTAGCGGTAGACCGTGTTCTTGCCCTTCCACCGCCACTCGTCGGTGCCGCTGTATAGGATGATGCCGTGATAAGGCGCGTTGTACTCGTCCGTCGGGCAGTAGGCGCAGTGGTACCAGTCCTCCGTGCCGGTCCCGTGCAGCGAGGGCGGCCAGGCCTCGCCGTCGATGAACATCATGTCGTCGCCTTCGCCGTACCAGTCGTTCGGGTTGCGCTGAAAGCAGTCGATGTCGAGGTGAGCGCCGCAGTAGATGCCGTCGC is a window of Gemmatimonadota bacterium DNA encoding:
- a CDS encoding phytanoyl-CoA dioxygenase family protein translates to MLSQAQVDSYHENGYLTVDKVLSDAEVADLQRVTDEFVQKAAAFTEHTDFYDLEPGHTSHDPQVRRLKSPIDHHDVYMRTIKHDGILDIVAQLIGDGIRTNGNKLNMKSADYGSPVEWHQDWSFYPHTNDDILAVGVCIDEMTEANGALLVVPGSHKGPTYDHHQDGRFCGAVTDPDFTPENVVALEVPAGGISIHHVRTLHGSAPNYSGAPRRLLLFQYVAADAWPLTGAGEWDDFNGNLLRGEPTNAPRMADLPVRMPYPGPVRGGSIYETQSVLENKTWAR
- a CDS encoding DUF2961 domain-containing protein, encoding MIGQTSLASLPTLRSYRSLRISSWDATGANTDAWRIEAGEKRVIGEINAPGCIKHIWMTLGLPSEDYCRRIVLRMYWDGSTEPSVECPIGDFFGLGHGMRKDFITAPLQMSPQDGKGFNSWWPMPFRKKAVLEVENQGEEGYFHYFYIDYETYPTVDAVADQAYFHVQWRREADTKGWAFEERLDPEAYRNDPRWLNTSDKDNYVICDVEGDGIYCGAHLDIDCFQRNPNDWYGEGDDMMFIDGEAWPPSLHGTGTEDWYHGAYGPTTEFQAPYHGIILYSGNPGWRFKGKNTVYRYHIEDPIRFRKSFRMSIEHGHANKLSNDYSSTAYYYLSEPRRGGPVLPPVEARLPRPNEAGYS